TATCTGGAAACCTTCCTCCGAAACACCGATGATGGCATCGGAGTTGGCAAAGATATTTAAAGAAGCTGGATTGCCTAAAGGGGTAGTGAATGTCGTATATGGATCGGGAGCTACAATTGGGCAGGCAATGATTGAGCAGGAAGCAATTCGTGTGATCTCTTTTACTGGATCCAATGAAACCGGCAGAAAAGTAGCGACAGAATGCGGAAAACAATTGAAAAAGGTCTCTCTGGAAATGGGCGGGAAGAATGCTGTCATCGTCATGGAAGACGCAGATATTGATTTGGCGGTGGAAGGTATTCTGTGGAGTGCTTTTGGAACAAGTGGACAGCGCTGTACAGCCTGCAGCCGTGTGATTGTCCATAAAGATGTACGGGAGATATTGGAGAAACGTTTATTAGAGGAAATGAAAGGCTTGACGATAGGGGATGGATTGGACACCAAGAATAAAGTTGGTCCCATTATTAATCAGGCAGGTCTGGATAAAATATTGAAATATATGGAAATCGGAAAAGAAGAGGGGGCGAAATTACTGGCGGGTGGTAAACAGCTCACCGTAAAGAATTATGAGAAGGGTTTTTATTTTGAACCGACATTGTTTACGGATGTAACGATAGATATGCGGATTGCCCAAGAGGAGGTTTTCGGACCTGTTGTTTCGCTGATTGAGGTAAATGACTTTGAAGAAGCGATTGCTGTAAATAATAAAGTGAAGTACGGATTATCCAGCTCTATTTATACACAAAATGTGAACCGTGTGTTTAAAGCACAGCGCGACTTGGATACAGGAATTGTTTATGTGAATGCAGGGACGACCGGTGCAGAAATTCATTTACCTTTTGGAGGAACGAAGGGTACCGGAAATGGACATCGTGATTCTGGCGTGCAGGCACTGGATGTATTCACGGAATGGAAAGCAGTTTATGTAGATTACAGCGGAAAGTTGCAGCGTGCCCAAATTGATACAGATGCATAGACTATCTGTGAAAGTTCCTTTCAAAGAAGTAAGAGAAAAAGGGGGAATTATCATGAAAATAGGTGTATTAGGAACCGGGCTTATGGGAAAAGAAGTTGCAAGAGACTTGGCCAATAGTGAGGGCATTCAAGAAATTGGTCTTGCCGACATTGATTTGCAGCGTGCCCAGGATATTTGTTATCAATTACAGTCGCCATTTATGACAGCCTATCAGGTAGATGCGCAGAATGAAAAGGAACTTGCTGACTATATGCGCCGTTTTGATGTTGTTGTCAACGCTCTGTTTTATACTTTTAATGAACTCGTTGCGAAAACAGGAATCAAGGTGAGGACTTCCGTTGTTGATTTAGGCGGTCATATTGATCATATTACTGATAAAGTATTGGAGTTGGAAGGGGAGGCAAGAGCTGCAGGTGTAACCGTGATTCCTGATTTAGGTGTAGCCCCTGGAATGATAAATATATTATCAGGTTATGGTGTGAGTAAACTGGAAGAAGCGGCATCCATCCAATTATTTGTGGGAGGGATTCCTGTTCATCCGGAACCGCCATTACAGTATAATCATGTATTTTCGATGGAAGGTGTGCTGGATCATTATACCGATCCATCCGAGATAATCCGTGATAGCACGTTGACCACTGTCCCATCTTTATCTGGAATTGAACCGATTAGTTTTGATGATTTCGGAGAATTAGAAGCATTTCATACGTCAGGGGGAACGTCCACATTAACAAAGTCTTTTCCTTATTTAGAAACGCTGGAGTATAAAACCATACGATATCCGGGACATGCTGAAAAATGTAAACTGTTAGTTGATTTGAATCTGACAAAAAACCATTATGATGTCGTGGTAGACGGCGTCAAAATCAGTCCGCGTAAAGTTTTATTAAAGGTACTTGATCCCATTGTTGCATTAAAGGATAAAAAAGATGCCGTTTTATTACGGGCTGTGATAAAAGGCCGTAATAAGCAGGTGAATACAACATTCACCTATGAAATGGTGACTTATAAAGAGGAACAGACAGGAGTTACAGCAATGGCACGGGCTACAGCAAATACAATATCAGTAGCTGCCCAAATGATAGCAGGCGGGAAAATTACCAAAAACGGTGTATATCCGCCGGAAAAGATCATTCCTGGAGAAGCATATATCCAAGAAATGGCGAAAAGGGGAGTGATGATTAAAGAAAAAATCTCGATGGAAAGCTATTCGACAGTGTCTTGATAAACAAGGTGTAAAGGAAAAAATATCTTTGTGCATGACAAATAAGCTTCCTTATTCCATTTTTTAAAAAATGGGGAAGCATTTTGACCCCTTATTAGAAGAATATTTCCTTTAATAAACGTGCCATATCGTTAAGAAGTAGACGTAGAAAGAAATCAAGTGAGCTCTATGCTTGATTTCTTTCAGGTCAACTTTTTAAACACAATGAATAAGCCCTTTAAAACTTCTATTTTTAAAAGGATAACCTATTTTATACAGGATGCGGAAAAGAAAAAATCCCGTACGCTGTATATTTAGATAAAAATACAAATAAATGCCGGCAATAGTACGATTTAAAGTATAATATCTCCAGAGAAAATGAAATTTTATTTTGCTGCTTTTTGTAATTTATGGATCATTTTTAATGCACGGCCAGTTCCAATTGCTACTGATTCTAACGGGTTTGGAGCAATGTGAACAGGGACACTGAGTTCTTCCGCAAGCCAATCCTTCATACCGTTTAATTGAGAACCGCCACCTGTCAGGACAATCCCATTATCAACAATATCACCGCTTAATTCCGGCGGGCATTCCTCTAAAGTTGCGCGGATTGTTTCTAAAATTTGATCTAACGATTCTTTTAAAGAAGAATAAATCTCTGTAGAAGTAACTTCGATTGTTTTTGGAAGTCCGGTAACCATGTCACGACCGCGGATTTCCATTTTTTCTTCTTGATGATTTGGAAGTGCATAACCAATTTCCATTTTAATATTTTCGGCAGTACGTTCACCAATTAAAATATTATATTGTTTACGGATATGCTGAATAATCTCTTCATCCATTTTATCTCCCGCTGTACGTACGGAATTGCAGGACACGATACCACCAAAAGAAATAATACCTACTTCTGATGTTCCGCCGCCAATATCTACAATAACATTGGCATAAGGTTCATCGACTGGAAGATCAGCCCCGATTGCTGCAGCAACAGGCTCTTCAATTAAATGAACTTGTTTTGCTCCGTAACTGGAGACAGCATTATGAATCGCTCTTCTTTCAACACTTGTACTGCCTGATGGTGTACATACGATGACATTTGGTTTACGCATAGACATTCCTAATGTTTTGCTTACCTTTTTAAGCAATTCTTTCAGTAGTTGAGCAGTCACGTCATAATCAGCGATAACGCCATCTTTTAGAGGACGGATCGGGATGATGTTCTTTGGTGTCTTTCCGACCATTTCTTTTGCTTCTGTTCCGACAGCCATTACTTGCTTTGTATTCACATCAATAGCTACGACGCATGGTTCATTTAAAACAATTCCTTTTGTTTTTGAGTATACTAAGATATTTGCAGTTCCTAAGTCAATTCCAATTTCAGCGCTTGAAAACATATATAAAATCCTCCATTAAATAACGTTTTTATTTTGATTGCATGCAGAAAAGACAATATACGACACTTTTCTGTATGAGAGAATATACAATAAGCTTGATCCAAAATGAAAAATAACGTTCATTAAGCTTACCTTATTAAATATTCTCTTTATGTTTTAGTGTAATCCGGTAATTTACGTTTCATATATCATCTGATTGTTTACGGTTTATTCTTTGTTCTTTTGTTCGTATAACATAATTATTTCAGTCTTTAAATACTATTCTATCAAATAATTGCTTTTTTGGGGGTAATGAACTCCCTTATTTATATAGACAGAACTAGTTTATAAAATAAAATAAAAGTGAAATGAAATCAAGTAACATTTCCGTTACAATTTTGCTTATGGTGTAACATTAGTCCTCCTGTTGAAACTTGTCAATATTCGTTTTATAGAAATGATTTCCTGTCGATTGATTAATTTCCAATACAGGAGAATTATACGCATTTTAGAATAGTAGATTTGACAGGGTTTTACAAGTTTAAAAGTAAAAAATAATGGGAGAAAAAAGTCCTTGGTAAACCTTGCCTCGATTATTTCAAATGTTACAGCCAAACCCGTGTTATGATTTTTTTGCACAAAACAAAACAACAAAAAAGGAGTGTATGTGCATGTTTAAGAAAGTAGGCATTGCTACTGCATTGTCAGCAACCGTATTAATTGGAGGAGGATTCACTTCAAGTGTTGAAGCATCTGCAAATTCCGGAGCCTCTCCTCAAAGTTCCGAACAAGTCTATTATTCTGAGAATGGACAAGGCTGGAACAATATAGATACAGAGCAATTAAATACCAGTGATTTCAATTGCTTTGATGCAATAAATGGAGAAGCAGCTCCAGGTAAAGAAGCAGAAGCTGAGACGCCTGCAGATAACCAGTCAGCGGAGAAAGAAAATCAGGCTGATACTGGTAATCAGGAAGAAGCAGAGCAAAACACAGAAGACAACCAATCAGACGGTGAAGTAAGTCAATTTGAACAAGAAGTAGTTGACTTAACAAATGAAGAAAGAGAAAAACAAGGTCTGGAGCCACTTGAAATAGACACAGAGTTAAGTGAAGTAGCCAGCGAAAAATCAAAGGATATGCAAGAAAACAATTACTTTGATCATAATAGCCCGAACTACGGCTCTCCATTTGATATGATGGAAAGTTTCGATATTGATTACAACACTGCTGGTGAAAACATTGCGCAAGGACAGCAATCTCCAGAAGAAGTAGTAGATGCTTGGATGAACAGTGAAGGTCACCGTGAAAACATCATGAATGCTGATTTCACACATATCGGTATTGGTCATGTTGAAGATGGTAACTACTGGACACAAATGTTTATTGGAAAATAAGCAAATTCTTTTCATTAAATCATGCAAATAAAACCTTTCCGTTTGGATGGCTATTGAGACCATTCATTCGGAAAGGTTTTTTGTTTTAATAAAGCATATTTCCGGTTATTGCGTTTATTTTGCTTAGGAAAATAAACGAAGTTAAGATAAAAGTTGACGGCTAAATCTCTGCTTTATGGGGTATAGTTCATATAAGAAGATTTCATTGCTTCGTAAAAAGTAGTTCTTCTTTTTAAACGGAAACAACGGGATTTATAATGACTCAACTTTCATACCAAAGAATAAACATATAACCCTTGCTGTTCCGGGATGACCATGATTGCTATTAGCATGCTTGCTTTTCGTTAAATCATCCTTCTATTTTTTGAACAGAATATGGTGTATAGCTTTCATGTATAGAAAGGAATGATTGCTGAGCCTTTTTGCCATGCACCACAAAAATTGGTTCTGTCTGATCGACCCTTTATTTATTCAGCTATTTCAACCGTAAGAGTATCCTACTAGCGGAGACGGACCGTTTTGACTCCTGAGGGATCAGCACCATCTGAAGATGCCCTTTTGCCAAGTGAACTTCTTGGCAAAAGTTAGCTGAAGAGCGTGCCCCCTAGGCAGACTAAGAACGCAACGTCCTGGGGTTGGGACTGGGGCTGCGCTTACTCGCCCCATTGAAAACATTTGTACGTCGGAAAGCAAAACGGTCCGCCGCAGCGGTCGCCTTACACTTTATCCTCTATTCTTTATCAACCCTGTTCCTATGGAATGGAAGTTCCTTTTTAAAGGGCGAAAAGTGAGTAATGCCGATTAATCCCTAGCAAAATAATCCTTATTAGAGTAAAAAATAAAGTAAAAAAGCTACTTTATCCTAAAGGAGTGATAATATGGTACAAGGATTTGTCAATTTAAACACAGAAAAAAATAAACAATGGCTGCAAGAATACGTCGATGGATGGGTAGAATTTTTTAAGAAACAGACAGATACAGGAAACGTAGCGGATTATATACCAAAATTAGAGGAAGCTGATCCTGACGCTTTAGGTATTACGATTATCGGAAAAAGCGGGATGCAAATCCAATCAGGCGACGTAAATTACTCCTTTTCGATTCAAAGTATATCGAAAGTTCTCAGCTTTATTGTTGCATGTATGGACAGAGGGATAACGTATGTGTTGCAGCGGGTGGATGTAGAACCTACGGGAGAAGCATTCAATTCCATTGTTCATTTGGCGATTAACTCGGCGAACAGGCCATTTAATCCAATGGTAAATGCTGGAGCTATTACGGTTTCTTCCTTATTAAGCGGCAATACATCGGATGAAAAGCTGGAACCGTTATTTCAATTAATGGAAAAAATGATTGGGTATCGTCCAGAGTTAGATATTGATGTGTATGTATCAGAAAGAGATACTTCTATGCGAAATCGTGCCATCGGTTATTATCTGTTAGAGGAAGGATATCTGGAATCGGATTTAGGGGTGACGTTAGAAACCTATTTTAAACAGTGTTCTATAAATATCACCACGGATGATTTGGCCCGCATAGGTCTGATTCTTTCCAATGACGGCGTTCATCCGGAGACGGAAGAAGTTATTATTCCCAAAAATGTAGCACGCATTGCGAAATCATTGATGTTAACATGTGGTATGTATGACGCTTCAGGAAAATTTGCTTCCTATGTCGGAATTCCTGCCAAGAGTGGTGTTTCAGGCGGTATTTTAGCAGTAGTTCCGCCAAGAGTAAGGGAAAATGACTTGCCATTTTTAGACGGTTGTGGTATTGGTGTATTTGGACCAGCTTTGGATAAGCAGGGAAACAGTGTTTCAGGAATTAAATTATTGCGTCATATTGCGAACAGCTGGGATATGAGTTTATTTTAGTTTCGCATTTTCCGGCAAAAAATGATGCAGAATAACAATTTTCCACAATTAAGCCTTTGCTTATCGGGATAAGTTGCTTATAATGGAAGTAATGTAGCATATCATGAAAATTTTTATCGGATATGCAGGATAGGAAGACAAGCGCTTCTACAAAGCGGACGAAAAAGAGTAACGGGGTGTATAGTGATTGGTGCGTGTATTATTTGTTTGTTTAGGTAATATTTGCCGTTCTCCGATGGCGGAAGCGATTTTCCGGGATCTTGTGAAGCGTGAGCAGCTGGAAGATAAGATTCAGGTTGATTCTTGCGGAACGGGAAGCTGGCATCTTGGAGAAACTCCTCATTCCGGAACGAAGAACATCCTTGATCAGCAAGGGGTTCCCTATGATGGAATGATATCCAGGTTGCTGGAGGAAGAAGATTATAAGCAATTTGATTACATGGTTGCGATGGATCAGAATAATTTTACTGCACTTCAAAGGTCCAACAATCATGACGAGACAGTTATTGTGAAATTAATGGAGTTTGTGGAAAACATAGAAGATGAGGATATCCCTGATCCATACTATACGGGTGATTTTGATCAGACATATCAGTTAGTTTCAGAAGGCTGTCACGGACTGCTTCAATTTTTAAAAGAAAAGCATTATTTAGATTAAAGGAGAGATACTAATGGGTAAACGTAAAATTATTATAGGTGTTGTTGCTGGAGCAGTAACAGGAGGAGCTGTAGCATTATTGGATAAGGAAGCACGCAGTTATGCCTGCGGAAAAGCAAAAGAAATGAAATCTGTTTCATCTTATTATATCAGTAACCCTTCTGAAGCGATTCAGGGATTACAAGGTACTGTGGATAAGGTAAACCAAGTTTTTGAAAGCGGATCTGCTAATGCAATGAATGCTTTAGAGCAGGTAGAACAGACTTTGGATAAAGTAACGAATAAATTTTCCAATAATGAAATAGAGTAGTACAGGATGTTCAAATAGAAGGATTATTAGAAGGATAAAAGTTAAATAAGAAATGTTTATTCTTTGCCAGCAGCTGCCTTCTCCTTTTTGAACAAGCCATTTTCAAAGGAGAAGGGGAGGTAGAAAAGCATTCGAAATTTGAAAAGTGCAGGTAAAAAGTTTTGGGGACATTATAAAGAGGTAGATGTATTTGGATTAGCAGCTCAGCTTGCCTATTTCTTTATTCTGTCTTTGTTTCCTTTTTTAATTTTCTTACTTAATTTGATTCCTTATTTGCCAATTGATATGGATTTAATTTTAGAGACAATTGGTGATTTTGCTCCTGAGCAGGTGATGAGTCTGATTTCAACGAATTTGGACTCCTTGACTGTTCAAAACGGCGGGCTGCTTTCGATTGGGATAATCGGAACTTTGTGGGCTGCTTCAAATGGTGTTAATGCGATTACAAAAGCATTCAACTATGCTTATGGGATACACACTGACCGATCTTTTATCGTCGCTCGGATGGTAGCAATAGTGCTGACAATAGGTATGGTGTTAATTATTATTTTAGCTTTACTGTTACCGGTATTCGGGAGAATGATTGGTACGTATCTGTTTTCATGGATTGGTTTTACGGAGTCTTTTCTATCTGCATGGGGAACCTTGAGATGGGTATTGTCATCTCTGATTTTCTTTATTGTATTGCTTTTCTTGTATAAGCTTGCACCTAATGGACGTCTGAAATTTTCTCAAGTTATATGGGGAACTGCATTCGCAACATTTGCATGGCAGCTGGTTTCTTGGGGATTCTCCTTTTACGTCAATAATTTGGGGAATTTTTCTGCAACATATGGCAGTTTAGGAACCATTATTGTGCTGCTGATCTGGTTCTATTTGTTTGGAATTATTATTATTACAGGCGGTATTTTAAATGCTGCCCTGCTGGATAAGAAGGAATGATAAAAAATAAAGCCGGGAAATACATTCCGGCTTTATTTTTTATATACAATTTCCAAAAAGTCTCATGGCTTCAAGTGTATAGTTTTCTTCCTTTCTGAAAAAATAAAACAAAAAGAAAGGAAGGGACGGTAATGAAAAAATGTAATTGGGCTTATTTTTTTACACTTTTCTTATGTTTAACAACCCTATGGATGCCAATCAGCAGCCTTGCAGAAGAAAAAGAAGAAAATAAAGAATCAGATATCCCCAGCCATGTGCTGGATATTTCTAAAGAAAATACATTTCCGAATTCAACGGAAGACCAGGAAATTATTGAACCAAGTAAGTTAACCGAGGAATTAATAAAAGAAGTGGACATTCCAATTGAAAATCCGGAGTTAATTAAAGTTCTGAATGAAAGCAGTATTAAACCTTCCCCTGTAGCGATTGGTTATCGAGGTATGGTCTATTTAGGAAGATGGCCAATCAATTACCAATCCGCGGAATCAAATATTAATTGGGAATATCAGCCGATTAATAAAAATGAAATGAATAATGTCGGTGGGGAAGATGTACAAGAGATGAGTTATTATCAACAGGAAGAAAAAGAAATAAAAGGAGCGCTAACCAGTAAAATCAGTGATCCGGAACAAATAAAAACCATGATGTTATTAAAAGCGAGTGAAAATACAAATTTGCCTCTTTCGTATCAAACGGTCATCGGCCACAATACAAAGCTACCTAATTCGTATAACATTCCAGTACAAAAACATGGGATTTTGGATGCTTATGCTCCTGCTGTCAATGAAAAAGGGCAAGTTACCTTTGGAGAAGTATATATTGAATTAAAAGGTTCCAAAAAAACAATTCAGATAAAAAACGTGACAAAACAGGGAATTGGCGCTTGGATACCTGTGCAGGATCATGTATCATTTTCCTTTAAAGTCAATTAAAAATGTATATGCAAAATAAGGGATTGTCGAATAGACAGTCCTTTTCCTATGTAAAAATATAAAAAATCCCTTGCAATTTATTCTTTAATGCTTTATTATGATAAAGTATTAAAGAGATTTAGAGATGATTATTGGAGGAAGAGAAATGGGTTGGGTTGTTATTGTCGCAGTCTTACTTATGACTGTACTGTGTTTATTAAAGGTTAATGTTATTTTATCTATTATCATATCCGCGATTGCGGCAGGGCTGATGACAGGTCTTGGATTTGTTGATTCCGTGGAATTAATGGTGAGCGGAATGGGTGAGTCTGCTAATACAGCACTTAGCTATATCTTGTTAGGAGCTTTTGCAGCAGCAATCAGCTATACAGGAATTACAAAAATATTAGTGAACTTTATTATACGTATATTGACCGGTAAAAAGACCATGATGCTATTAGCGTTAGCCGGAGTTGCATCTTTATCACAAAATCTGGTGCCGGTGCACATTGCATTTATTCCAATTTTAATTCCGCCTTTATTAAAGTTATTTGATCAAATGAGAATGGACCGCCGGGCAGTGGCTGTTTCCTTAGCGTTTGGGTTAAAAGCACCTTATGTTATGATTCCGGCAGGCTTTGGACTGTTGTTCCAAAATTTGATTTTGGAAGGCTTAAGATCGAATGGTGCAGAGATCACATTAAGTCAAGTAACGTTATCCATGTTAATTCCCGGATCTGGAATGATTCTTGGATTATTTATAGCGATATTTATTACGTATAGAAAAGATAAAGAGCCTAAAAAAGAGATGAAAGAATCGAACGCAGAGGCTAGAGACTTAATCGAAAAAGTAACATTTAGTAAGAAACATGTTCTTACCCTTGTTGCGATTGTATTAGCATTGATTGTACAAATCATAACAGGTAATTTAATTTTAGGAGCATTAACAGGAATTATTGCACTGTTTGTATTAGTGGCAGTTCCGTATAGAGAGCTGGATCAAGTAATGACACAAGGGATTTCCATGATGGGTACGATTTCTTTTGTTATTTTAGTAGCTGCCGGATTTGCTGAAGTTTTACAAGAAACCGGTGCGGTAGCAGAATTAGTAGAAGCTTCTGCGTCTGTCTTAGGAGACAATAAGCCGTTAATCGCTTTTGTTTTATTGTTATTAGGCCTGGTTATAACCATTGGCATTGGAACATCGTTTGGAACGATCCCGATTATTGCTGCTTTGTTTGTGCCGATTTGTTTGACTGCCGGCTTTTCACCGCTGGCTACAGCCGCTTTAGTTGGAACGGCCGGCGCTTTAGGGGATGCAGGGTCTCCGGCATCTGACAGTACACTTGGACCAACAGCCGGATTAAATGCAGATGGACAGCATAACCATATTTGGCAGACATGTGTTCCAACGTTTCTTCATTTTAATATTCCGTTGTTTATTTTCGGATGGATTGCAGCGATGGTCCTGTAAGAGGGCGCTTAAAAATTAGATGAAAAGTGTATAATGTTCGCAGTATAAGGAAAAGGTAAGAAAAAACGAGGTGGGGTTCGCATGAAACGATCAATCACTATCCTGTTATCACTTGCCTTTTTCTTTTGCATTTTTTCATGGAATACAGCTGCTGCATACGGCTGGGGCTATCAGAAAAAAGATGATCATACGCCGCCGGATATAGGCGCGTACCAAGAAGTGTTGGATCAATACAATGCATTCTATGTTGATGACAGCGGCGAAAAAAATATTTATCTCACCTTTGATAATGGCTATGAGCAGGGATATACGCAGGATATATTAGATGTGCTTGCACAAGAGGAAGTGCCTGCCGCTTTTTTTGTAACCGGACATTATGTGGAGAGTTCACCAGATTTGATCAAAAGAATGGTGGATGATGGACATATTATCGGTAACCATTCGTATCATCATCCTGACTTTACCGTGATGGATAAAGAAGCGATTCAAAAAGAACTGACAGATTTAGAACAGTCTGTAGCAGAGGTGAGTGACCAGAAAGAATTAACCTATGTCAGGCCGCCCCGTGGAACATTCAGTTCAGATACACTAAAATGGTCCACAGAACTCGGCCTTGTGCATGTATTCTGGTCACTGGCATTTATCGATTGGGAAACAAACGCACAAAAAGGTGCGGACTATGCTTATGATGAGATAATGAAACAAATACATCCCGGAGCCGTGATATTACTGCATGCTGTTTCCAGTGATAATGCAACAGCTTTGAAAAAAGTCATTCAAGATTTGAAACAAGAAGGGTACCAATTTAAAAGCCTTGATGATTTATGGATGCGTAAGCAATTGCCAAAGCAGTTTCCATATTAAATAAACAGTAATGAAGCAAAGAGCAAACCGGAGATAGTAAATCCGGTAAGCTCTTTTTCTTTTTTACAGCACATTTTTTTGATATACTTCTAAAAAATCTTATTTACGGCAGGTATTTAAGGTCTACAGATGAAAGGAAGAGCTATAAAAACCCTGTTAGAATAAGGTTTTCGTTATTAAAAATACAAAGGTCAAAAAAAAATAAAAAAATTTGACTAAAACACTTGAAAGTCAAAGAAGGTCAGAGTATAATGAAATTATAGTCAAAGATAGTCAAAGTCAAAACAACGAAATATTAACCTATCTGACTAAATCAAGGAGGAATGAGAAATGAAATGTCAAAACTGTGGCCAAAACGATGCAACCATCAATGCACAAATGCAAATGAATGGACAACGTATGGAAGTGCATCTTTGCCAAGAATGCTTACAAGAGATTCAAGGAAATATGATGAATAATGACTTTTTCTCTAATTCTCCATTTGGCAATATGGATCAATCATTTGCCAACAACTTTTTCCAAGGTAATGGACAGCAAAGTGGTGCAAGTGCACGCACGAGAACACAACAAAAATCAAACAATGGAAATGGTCTGATTGATCAGTTGGCAAAAAATATTACTGATCAGGCACGATCAGGAAAGATTGATCCTGTCATTGGCAGAGATAAAGAAATTAAACGCGTAATTGAAACATTAAATAGAAGAAATAAAAACAATCCGGTCTTAATCGGTGAACCAGGTGTTGGTAAAACAGCCATTGCAGAAGGATTGGCTGTGAATATTATCGAAGGAAATGTTCCAACGAAATTATTGAACAAAGAGATTTATCTGTTGGACGTATCCTCTCTGGTTGCCAATACTGGTGTCCGCGGTCAGTTTGAAGAAAGAATGAATAAGTTGATTGCTGAACTGCAAGAACGTAATGACGTTATTGTGTTTATTGACGAAATTCATTTACTTGTCGGCGCCGGTACAGCAGAAAGTTCACAAATGGATGCCGGCAACATCTTAAAACCGGCTCTGGCACGTGGTGACCTGCAAGTTATCGGTGCAACTACCTTAAAAGAATATCGTCAAATTGAAAAAGATGCGGCTTTAGAAAGACGTCTGCAGCCGATTATCGTCAAAGAACCATCTCTGGAAGATACGGTGAAAATTCTGAACGGCATTAAAGACCGTTATGAAAAATTCCATGAAGTACGTTATTCAGATGAAGTTGTTGAGGCGTTTGTTGGTTTATCCAACCGCTATATTCAAGACCGCTTCCTGCCGGATAAAGCGATTGACTTAATGGATGAAGTTGGTTCCCGCTTGAACTTGGCGAATGCACAAAAAGATTCTGAATCGCTGCAGCAACGTATCGATGAAATTGTTAAACAAAAACAGGAAGCAGCAGAGAAAGAAGATTATGAGCGTGCTGCCAACCTCCGTTATCAAGAAATTCAGTTGCAAAAACAACTGGATAAAGCAGAAGATGGCGAGAAGGTACTGGATATTGATATTTCGGATATTCAATTAATTGTAGAAGAAAAAACAGGTATACCAGTAACCAAAATGCAAAAAGATGAAAAAGAAAAAATGAAAAACTTAGCTGATGATCTTCGTGCCAAAGTTATTGGACAAGAAGAAGCAGTAAATAAAGTTGCTAAATCTATCCGCCGCAGCCGTGCCGGATTGAAAGCAAAAGAACGTCCTATTGGTTCCTTCCTGTTTGTCGGACCTACTGGTGTCGGTAAAACAGAATTAACCAAAGTACTGGCAGAAGAATTATTCGGTACGAGAGATGCGCTGCTACGTC
The nucleotide sequence above comes from Oceanobacillus timonensis. Encoded proteins:
- a CDS encoding aldehyde dehydrogenase family protein — translated: MITLSNEEKVLKNFINGEWMDVAERENVYNPADGKEFLEVPNSDAAAMDQAVEAARIAQKDWALVPAPQRAEILYKIGAIMKKKKERLSQLLTLENGKVIEEARGEVQEGIDMAFYMAGEGRRLFGQTTPAELKDKFAMSQRHPVGVVGIITPWNFPIAIATWKTFPAMVAGNTVIWKPSSETPMMASELAKIFKEAGLPKGVVNVVYGSGATIGQAMIEQEAIRVISFTGSNETGRKVATECGKQLKKVSLEMGGKNAVIVMEDADIDLAVEGILWSAFGTSGQRCTACSRVIVHKDVREILEKRLLEEMKGLTIGDGLDTKNKVGPIINQAGLDKILKYMEIGKEEGAKLLAGGKQLTVKNYEKGFYFEPTLFTDVTIDMRIAQEEVFGPVVSLIEVNDFEEAIAVNNKVKYGLSSSIYTQNVNRVFKAQRDLDTGIVYVNAGTTGAEIHLPFGGTKGTGNGHRDSGVQALDVFTEWKAVYVDYSGKLQRAQIDTDA
- a CDS encoding saccharopine dehydrogenase family protein, whose protein sequence is MKIGVLGTGLMGKEVARDLANSEGIQEIGLADIDLQRAQDICYQLQSPFMTAYQVDAQNEKELADYMRRFDVVVNALFYTFNELVAKTGIKVRTSVVDLGGHIDHITDKVLELEGEARAAGVTVIPDLGVAPGMINILSGYGVSKLEEAASIQLFVGGIPVHPEPPLQYNHVFSMEGVLDHYTDPSEIIRDSTLTTVPSLSGIEPISFDDFGELEAFHTSGGTSTLTKSFPYLETLEYKTIRYPGHAEKCKLLVDLNLTKNHYDVVVDGVKISPRKVLLKVLDPIVALKDKKDAVLLRAVIKGRNKQVNTTFTYEMVTYKEEQTGVTAMARATANTISVAAQMIAGGKITKNGVYPPEKIIPGEAYIQEMAKRGVMIKEKISMESYSTVS
- the mreBH gene encoding rod-share determining protein MreBH translates to MFSSAEIGIDLGTANILVYSKTKGIVLNEPCVVAIDVNTKQVMAVGTEAKEMVGKTPKNIIPIRPLKDGVIADYDVTAQLLKELLKKVSKTLGMSMRKPNVIVCTPSGSTSVERRAIHNAVSSYGAKQVHLIEEPVAAAIGADLPVDEPYANVIVDIGGGTSEVGIISFGGIVSCNSVRTAGDKMDEEIIQHIRKQYNILIGERTAENIKMEIGYALPNHQEEKMEIRGRDMVTGLPKTIEVTSTEIYSSLKESLDQILETIRATLEECPPELSGDIVDNGIVLTGGGSQLNGMKDWLAEELSVPVHIAPNPLESVAIGTGRALKMIHKLQKAAK
- a CDS encoding CAP domain-containing protein yields the protein MFKKVGIATALSATVLIGGGFTSSVEASANSGASPQSSEQVYYSENGQGWNNIDTEQLNTSDFNCFDAINGEAAPGKEAEAETPADNQSAEKENQADTGNQEEAEQNTEDNQSDGEVSQFEQEVVDLTNEEREKQGLEPLEIDTELSEVASEKSKDMQENNYFDHNSPNYGSPFDMMESFDIDYNTAGENIAQGQQSPEEVVDAWMNSEGHRENIMNADFTHIGIGHVEDGNYWTQMFIGK
- a CDS encoding glutaminase, which produces MVQGFVNLNTEKNKQWLQEYVDGWVEFFKKQTDTGNVADYIPKLEEADPDALGITIIGKSGMQIQSGDVNYSFSIQSISKVLSFIVACMDRGITYVLQRVDVEPTGEAFNSIVHLAINSANRPFNPMVNAGAITVSSLLSGNTSDEKLEPLFQLMEKMIGYRPELDIDVYVSERDTSMRNRAIGYYLLEEGYLESDLGVTLETYFKQCSINITTDDLARIGLILSNDGVHPETEEVIIPKNVARIAKSLMLTCGMYDASGKFASYVGIPAKSGVSGGILAVVPPRVRENDLPFLDGCGIGVFGPALDKQGNSVSGIKLLRHIANSWDMSLF
- a CDS encoding low molecular weight protein-tyrosine-phosphatase — encoded protein: MRVLFVCLGNICRSPMAEAIFRDLVKREQLEDKIQVDSCGTGSWHLGETPHSGTKNILDQQGVPYDGMISRLLEEEDYKQFDYMVAMDQNNFTALQRSNNHDETVIVKLMEFVENIEDEDIPDPYYTGDFDQTYQLVSEGCHGLLQFLKEKHYLD